The following proteins come from a genomic window of Crassostrea angulata isolate pt1a10 chromosome 1, ASM2561291v2, whole genome shotgun sequence:
- the LOC128157032 gene encoding TAF5-like RNA polymerase II p300/CBP-associated factor-associated factor 65 kDa subunit 5L — protein MAPYVFRMRMLWITVLTLFIPAVSTKNRKPNIVFLLTDDQDVKLGGQTPMTKTKNLVGDKGIIFENMYVSAPLCCPSRSSILTGKYVHSNGAVNNSLTGNCSSPYWQRTQEVKAFPTYLKGQGYSTFFAGKYLNQYGTPMAGGVEHVPPGWDWWIGLVGNSKYYNYHLSVNGTLEVHKDDPKTDYLTDIINRRATSFLSLQNSDSAPFFMMLSTPACHGPFTPAPKYQNNFPNKTAPRDGSYNKHGHDKHWLIQQAITPLPNDTVKTEDQVFRNRWRTLLSVDDMMENIVNILQTKNLLENTYIVFSSDNGFHLGQFSMPSDKRQLYEFDVRVPLMIRGPNVTAGRVVKEQVMNIDLAPTFLEMAGLLSTPGQMDGLSLAPFFSSASNQTWGRSTILVEHQGEYHENTPGCPQFGRQNMANCNNHCVCEDSWNNTYSCVIKRESAVSPSQPGRRVKYCLLKDNQNFQEMYNLDTDPDEFKNLAVTLPEDKKKDHESSQKKDSRWAQTISDMAVNNASNGEITVDNLLTYSSISGDASSCDEQFSRLKAYINKGSEPYRSQLQPLLYPLFVHLYLDQLCNGHKTPAHRFYSKHLKLFENEKSFTHTLESIHKLYNQSDVSGCLEATDFRENKFKIKLSEEALEYLLRHLKHEDNSTIYQIFNQHIKLENTVDNEAKGKLDLTEGLSTTKEESFEIKEDPEHLEAMSALQLSIRQVREGPPCLPSICFYTFINAYQGLCTVDISPDKTLISAGFEDASIKLWSTTPSLLQSTPQTVDPCKLYIAADYWNVDVLEESKPRYTETVTLRAHSGSVYKTCFSTDSKHLLSASEDATVRLWDMSTHTNKVCYKGHNAPIWDLDVGSIGGYFASSSQDRTAKLWVSDRIYPVRTFAGHNLDVDCVKFHPNCNYLATGSSDRSVRLWTLQDGKSVRLMHGHRGTIMTLTFSPNGNYLASAGEDKRIRVWDLSSGQLYKELKGHTDTIHSLSFSGDSTLLASGGMDCTIKVWDIRKGVASSSSHSDGISSPELLGSFSAKSAVVTYLQYSEHNVLRGAGAV, from the exons ATGGCCCCTTACGTGTTCAGAATGCGAATGCTTTGGATTACAGTTCTAACTTTATTTATTCCTGCAGTTTCAACAAAGAACAGAAAACCAAACATTGTGTTTCTATTGACTGATGACCAAGATGTTAAGCTTGGGGGACAG ACACCAATGACCAAAACAAAGAATCTTGTTGGTGACAAAGGGATAATCTTCGAAAATATG TACGTTAGTGCGCCCCTTTGCTGTCCCAGTCGGTCAAGCATCTTGACCGGGAAATATGTCCACAGTAATGGCGCCGTTAACAATTCTCTGACGGGAAACTGTAGCAGTCCGTATTGGCAACGGACACAGGAAGTCAAGGCATTCCCCACCTACCTCAAAGGCCAGGGATACTCCACCTTCTTTGCCGGGAAATATCTAAACCAG taTGGGACACCGATGGCGGGAGGGGTGGAGCACGTACCCCCGGGCTGGGATTGGTGGATCGGTCTG GTTGGGAACTCTAAATACTACAACTATCACCTGTCTGTGAACGGTACCCTGGAGGTCCATAAGGATGACCCCAAGACCGACTACCTCACCGACATCATA AATAGACGGGCCACATCATTTCTGAGTCTACAGAACTCGGACTCCGCCCCTTTCTTCATGATGTTGTCCACCCCTGCTTGTCACGGTCCGTTCACCCCCGCCCCCAAATACCAGAACAACTTCCCCAACAAGACAGCCCCACGGGACGGAAGTTATAATAAACACGGTCAT GACAAGCACTGGTTAATACAACAAGCAATAACACCGCTACCCAACGACACGGTCAAGACGGAAGACCAAGTGTTTAGAAACAG GTGGCGGACGCTGCTCTCTGTTGACGATATGATGGAGAACATCGTCAATATTCTCCAAACGAAAAACCTCTTGGAAAACACATACATCGTATTTTCTTCCGACAACGGGTTCCATTTAG GCCAGTTTTCTATGCCCTCTGACAAGCGTCAGCTATACGAGTTCGACGTCCGTGTGCCGCTAATGATCCGAGGACCAAACGTCACAGCCGGCCGAGTGGTTAAG GAGCAGGTTATGAACATAGATTTAGCACCGACATTCTTAGAGATGGCTGGTCTTCTTTCAACCCCGGGGCAGATGGACGGACTGTCCTTGGCCCCCTTCTTTTCCTCTGCCTCCAATCAAACCTGGGGCCGGTCAACCATTCTTGTAGAACACCAGGGAGAATACCATGAGAATACACCCGGATGTCCGCAATTCGGACGACAAAATATGGCG AACTGTAATAATCATTGTGTATGTGAAGATTCTTGGAATAATACGTACTCCTGTGTGATTAAGCGAGAGTCTGCAGTCTCACCCAGTCAGCCGGGCCGCCGTGTCAAATATTGCTTACTCAAAGACAACCAG aattttCAAGAAATGTACAATTTGGATACGGATCCAGACGAATTTAAGAATCTGGCCGTCACTTTGCCAGAAGACAAAAAGA AGGACCATGAAAGTTCTCAAAAGAAGGATTCGCGATGGGCCCAAACTATTAGTGATATGGCAGTGAACAATGCCAGCAATGGTGAGATAACTGTTGACAATCTTCTAACCTACAGTAGCATCAGTGGGGATGCCAGTTCATGTGATGAACAATTCTCCAG GTTGAAAGCATACATAAACAAAGGAAGTGAACCATACAGGAGCCAGCTTCAGCCCCTGTTGTACCCGTTGTTTGTTCACCTGTACCTTGATCAGTTGTGCAATGGACACAAAACACCAG CTCATCGATTCTACAGTAAACATTTGAAGTTGTTTGAGAATGAGAAGTCCTTCACCCACACACTTGAATCTATACACAAGTTGTACAACCAATCTGATGTGTCAGGTTGTCTAGAGGCAACAGATTTCAG GgagaataaattcaaaataaagttatCAGAGGAGGCTTTGGAATATTTACTTAGACATTTAAAG CATGAAGACAACAGCacaatatatcaaatttttaatcaaCATATTAAGTTAGAAAATACAG TTGACAATGAAGCCAAAGGAAAGCTGGATTTAACCGAGGGCTTGAGTACAACAAAGGAGGAGTCTTTTGAGATAAAGGAAGATCCAGAGCACTTGGAGGCTATGTCAGCATTACAACTGTCAATCAGACAAGTGAGGGAGGGGCCTCCATGTCTACCCTCCATTTGTTTCTACACATTCATCAATGCATACCAAGG GCTGTGCACTGTTGATATCTCGCCTGATAAAACCCTCATTAGTGCTGGGTTTGAGGATGCTTCTATCAAGCTTTGGAGCACCACCCCTAGTCTCTTGCAGTCCACCCCCCAAACAGTGGACCCTTGTAAACTGTACATAGCAGCCGATTACTGGAACGTGGACGTTTTAGAAGAAAG TAAGCCCCGCTACACAGAGACGGTGACCCTGAGGGCCCACAGCGGCTCTGTCTACAAGACCTGCTTCTCCACGGACTCCAAGCACCTGCTGTCTGCATCAGAGGATGCTACAG TTCGGTTGTGGGATATGAGCACACATACCAACAAAGTGTGTTATAAAGGTCATAATGCTCCAATTTGGGATCTAGATGTTGG AAGCATTGGCGGGTACTTTGCCAGCAGTTCACAAGACCGCACAGCCAAACTGTGGGTCAGTGACAGGATTTATCCAGTACGCACATTTGCTGGGCACAACCTGGATGTAGAT TGTGTCAAGTTCCATCCTAACTGTAATTATCTGGCCACCGGTTCCTCTGACCGCTCAGTCCGCCTCTGGACGCTACAGGACGGGAAGTCTGTGCGACTGATGCACGGCCACAGAGGAACCATCATGACACTGACATTCTCACCCAACGGAAACTACCTAGCATctgcag GTGAAGATAAGAGAATAAGAGTGTGGGACCTGAGCTCTGGACAGCTGTACAAGGAACTGAAGGGTCACACCGACACCATACACTCCCTGTCCTTTAGTGGAGACAGCACCCTGCTGGCCTCAG GTGGGATGGACTGTACAATAAAAGTCTGGGACATCAGGAAAGGCGTGGCCAGTAGCAGTTCCCA CTCAGATGGAATTTCATCCCCTGAACTGCTAGGATCCTTTTCCGCAAAATCTGCGGTGGTGACTTATTTACAGTATTCAGAGCACAATGTACTCAGAGGAGCAGGGGCGGTGTGA
- the LOC128165581 gene encoding uncharacterized protein LOC128165581, producing MKIRQLLPSNFFQKSKSKKKKHFGKCKDNLKETNTVTEHFDHAEVLVHSRENSISNLVDLHSDLDTLFETLRSRANRTHATQQTSETELQTLEQSVVTYENIGQFNSLKPRTRIRTNPWIQVPATELCIYQSDSDNKYAEIQNLGSRKESKVVERLVVCNIPEKDDILEAQENLFISKRQRRSAEKNIETHYRWSIISEGDVSIDWECHTFDEDWDNSNLTYTYNAPYENDLDLILEQGMSEADYTRVSIEDLLQEIVYDTDYHKNTTDDDTEMANNEDRSDNSSIISYPMTNANDVTREGLMQESLDAGYASLTRDGTLSSDDDERIDIDNMNSNLSCREFSPLEEDDKPQEMDFAVGQEAESSERTLPEVKQSLQEKINQLRLEKLVVQNKIKEAQEEEKARIEQRRLLEGKFPAERKLSLFKTLIDLKERLENQTMRIQRSYSAVLTMKRNFSRQKTPVICVSTKITL from the coding sequence ATGAAGATTCGACAGCTTCTTCCCAGCAACTTCTTTCAAAAATCCAAAAGTAAAAAGAAGAAACATTTTGGCAAATGCAAGGacaatttaaaagaaacaaatactGTCACTGAACATTTCGACCATGCCGAAGTTTTAGTCCACTCTCGTGAGAACAGTATATCCAATTTGGTGGATCTTCATTCAGACTTGGACACTTTGTTTGAAACCCTCCGATCAAGAGCAAACCGAACGCACGCGACTCAGCAAACTTCGGAGACAGAGTTACAAACCCTAGAACAGAGCGTTGTGACTTATGAAAATATAGGACAATTCAACAGCTTGAAACCAAGAACGAGGATTCGAACCAACCCTTGGATTCAGGTTCCAGCCACTGAGCTGTGCATTTATCAGTCGGATTCGGACAATAAATACGCTGAAATTCAGAATTTAGGGAGTCGAAAggaaagcaaagttgttgaaaGACTTGTAGTGTGTAATATTCCCGAGAAAGACGACATACTTGAAGCGCAAGAGAATCTTTTCATTTCGAAACGCCAGAGACGGTCTGCAGAAAAGAACATTGAGACCCATTATCGCTGGTCTATAATATCCGAGGGTGACGTGTCTATTGACTGGGAGTGTCACACATTTGATGAAGACTGGGACAATAGCAACCTAACATACACTTATAATGCACCATATGAAAATGACCTTGACTTGATCCTAGAGCAGGGGATGTCCGAGGCCGACTACACACGAGTTTCTATTGAGGACCTTTTACAGGAAATCGTGTATGACACCGATTATCACAAAAATACCACAGACGATGACACAGAAATGGCAAACAATGAAGACCGTTCAGATAATTCTAGCATAATTTCGTATCCAATGACGAATGCTAATGACGTCACAAGGGAGGGTTTAATGCAAGAATCTCTGGACGCAGGCTACGCAAGTCTGACTCGAGATGGGACTCTAAGCTCGGACGACGATGAAAGAATCGACATCGATAATATGAACTCTAATTTGTCATGCCGAGAATTTTCGCCATTGGAGGAAGATGACAAACCTCAAGAAATGGATTTCGCCGTAGGACAGGAAGCGGAATCTAGTGAACGTACGttaccggaagtgaaacaaagtCTTCAAGAGAAGATAAACCAGCTACGTCTTGAGAAATTAGTCGTGCAGAATAAGATTAAGGAGGCTCAGGAGGAAGAAAAAGCCCGGATAGAGCAGAGGAGGCTTCTGGAGGGTAAATTTCCAGCggaaagaaaattatcattgtTCAAAACCCTGATTGACCTAAAAGAAAGACTGGAAAACCAAACTATGCGTATACAGAGAAGCTACTCAGCGGTTTTAACCATGAAGAGGAACTTCTCTCGCCAGAAAACCCCAGTAATTTGTGTGTCCACCAAAATTACGTTATAG